One Fuerstiella marisgermanici DNA window includes the following coding sequences:
- a CDS encoding PVC-type heme-binding CxxCH protein, translating into MSSLFLLLVLFQNQSGDLLDAVNSERGGRHWIDQKPDPPKSPAEQAASFRLEPGCKLELVAAEPLVLDPVWIDFDARGRMFVAEYSDYPIGPVNEDGTENKDAPPLSRIVMLEDKDGDGKMDKRTVFADKLQFCHSFMPLMGGVLAGAQTEILFLKDTDGDGVADVREVWFDGFTPAHPQMQIGCPRWGMDNWIYLTYAPGEVRCRRPGFETKEPVKLARQDMRFHPVTMKFETVSGMGQFGNTCNNDGYRFFSTNRNPIMMEVIPQDVAGRNPFASISKRHSDVGPSGGDTKVFPLVTMKSNWLSHAGTHTSACGVTAYRGDLWDESFQQSVFACEPVGLLVTRTIVTPQEDSPVLAAKRAEAKADFLASSDTWFRPASMRTGMDGALYLADMYRMWVEHPKFLPPEIAAQIDWRAGEDKGRIWRIVPEENSSPSQKYVAPESADDLVAMLSDTNGQRRITAQRRLVENADAGVADKIAALLSSKDSTPFARMHALWTLHGLSQLNDEQLVAGLNDESFHVRRQAAEIARRMPDRSNSVTAALLKRGNDVAVVQHQVALASGQQSTAESVSALTAIAKARATSKWFQQIVLTSSRDCSGAVIAGLLTEPDSFSAKDRAAVGAFLSDLASVVGARGDADEIAATLKAATDGNVQELWAPTAILTGLAKGLPRHRGSMKQKSLASLLSDPLPEMEDVSGSVQKLLLEAADCTVDEDRSTEDRVAAVALLSSQAPKTLTASLEKILSPGQPASLQQAAIQAAGLSAVDLVLDRWNQLPPAVRSQGLTLMLARPATTQKLLDLMSAGTIAPSVVDIDQRVRLLQHRDEKIKKLAGEIFGGVVSANRKAVADEYQPALTLTASKERGAAVFEKTCSKCHKIDGKGNNVGPDISDTRNRSRDALLYDILDPNRRVDPQFNEYIAVTVDGRTYNGLLVSDTGQQIVLRQPEGKEQTLARADIEELQATSRSLMPEGMEKDVTVQQMADLLEFLKAR; encoded by the coding sequence ATGTCATCACTTTTTCTGCTGCTCGTTTTATTTCAGAACCAGTCGGGCGATCTGCTGGACGCCGTCAACAGCGAACGCGGCGGGCGGCACTGGATTGATCAGAAGCCTGATCCCCCTAAGTCACCGGCCGAACAAGCGGCTAGTTTTCGACTGGAACCCGGTTGCAAACTGGAACTGGTCGCCGCCGAACCTCTGGTGCTGGACCCCGTTTGGATCGATTTCGACGCTCGTGGCCGCATGTTCGTGGCCGAATACAGCGACTACCCCATCGGCCCGGTGAACGAAGACGGTACAGAAAATAAAGACGCTCCGCCGCTGTCTCGCATCGTGATGCTGGAAGACAAAGACGGCGACGGGAAGATGGACAAACGCACCGTCTTCGCTGACAAGCTGCAATTCTGCCACAGCTTTATGCCGCTGATGGGCGGTGTGCTGGCGGGTGCTCAAACAGAAATCCTTTTTCTGAAAGACACCGACGGCGACGGTGTGGCCGACGTACGAGAAGTCTGGTTCGATGGCTTCACGCCCGCTCACCCACAGATGCAGATTGGGTGCCCTCGCTGGGGCATGGACAACTGGATTTACCTCACCTACGCACCTGGCGAAGTGCGATGCCGACGGCCGGGATTCGAAACCAAAGAACCTGTCAAGCTGGCTCGGCAGGACATGAGATTCCATCCGGTGACAATGAAGTTTGAAACGGTCAGCGGAATGGGCCAGTTCGGCAACACTTGCAACAACGACGGCTACCGCTTTTTCAGCACGAATCGCAACCCGATCATGATGGAAGTGATTCCTCAGGACGTGGCTGGTCGCAACCCGTTCGCGTCCATCAGCAAGCGGCATTCTGATGTCGGGCCATCTGGCGGCGACACGAAAGTCTTTCCGCTGGTCACGATGAAAAGCAACTGGCTGTCGCACGCGGGAACTCACACGTCTGCCTGTGGGGTCACCGCTTATCGCGGCGATTTGTGGGATGAAAGTTTTCAACAAAGCGTCTTTGCATGTGAACCGGTAGGGCTTCTGGTGACTCGCACAATCGTGACGCCGCAGGAAGACAGTCCGGTCCTGGCGGCAAAACGAGCGGAAGCGAAGGCCGACTTTTTGGCGTCCAGCGACACCTGGTTTCGCCCAGCCAGCATGAGAACCGGAATGGACGGCGCACTGTATCTGGCCGACATGTATCGCATGTGGGTTGAGCATCCGAAGTTTCTGCCGCCGGAAATTGCCGCTCAAATTGATTGGCGAGCTGGCGAAGACAAAGGCCGCATCTGGCGAATTGTGCCTGAAGAAAATTCGTCACCATCGCAGAAATACGTGGCGCCAGAATCTGCAGACGATCTGGTGGCGATGCTAAGCGATACCAACGGCCAACGCCGCATTACCGCTCAGCGCCGACTTGTGGAAAACGCAGACGCGGGCGTGGCCGATAAAATTGCCGCTTTGCTGTCTTCCAAAGATTCGACGCCTTTTGCTCGCATGCATGCGTTGTGGACATTGCACGGGCTGAGCCAGCTGAACGACGAACAGCTGGTGGCCGGTTTGAATGACGAATCGTTTCACGTCAGACGACAGGCTGCAGAGATCGCTCGAAGAATGCCCGATCGCTCAAACAGCGTGACTGCAGCCTTGCTGAAACGGGGCAATGATGTGGCCGTCGTACAGCATCAGGTGGCGCTGGCCAGCGGCCAGCAATCAACTGCCGAATCGGTGTCAGCATTGACGGCAATTGCCAAAGCACGAGCCACCTCGAAATGGTTCCAACAGATCGTGCTGACGTCCAGCCGCGATTGCAGCGGCGCCGTGATTGCGGGACTGTTAACCGAACCCGATTCCTTCAGCGCGAAAGACAGAGCCGCAGTCGGGGCGTTCCTGTCCGACCTTGCATCCGTCGTCGGGGCTCGCGGTGACGCCGACGAAATCGCAGCGACGTTGAAAGCAGCGACGGATGGCAACGTTCAGGAACTATGGGCTCCGACCGCCATTCTGACCGGACTTGCCAAGGGCTTGCCTCGCCATCGAGGCAGCATGAAACAAAAAAGCCTGGCTTCGCTGTTAAGCGACCCATTGCCCGAAATGGAAGATGTCAGTGGTTCGGTGCAGAAGCTCTTACTGGAAGCGGCTGACTGCACAGTCGATGAGGATCGCTCAACAGAAGACCGCGTCGCCGCTGTGGCATTGTTATCCAGCCAGGCACCCAAAACGCTAACAGCGTCGCTGGAGAAGATTCTCTCGCCCGGTCAACCGGCATCCCTTCAACAGGCCGCCATTCAGGCCGCCGGGCTGAGTGCGGTCGATTTGGTGCTTGATCGCTGGAACCAGTTGCCGCCGGCCGTGCGATCGCAGGGGCTAACGCTGATGCTGGCTCGCCCCGCGACAACTCAAAAGCTGCTGGACCTCATGTCGGCCGGCACGATAGCTCCTTCGGTGGTGGACATCGATCAGCGAGTTCGCCTGCTGCAGCATCGCGATGAAAAGATCAAGAAGCTGGCCGGTGAAATCTTCGGTGGAGTTGTGTCGGCCAACCGCAAGGCAGTCGCCGACGAATACCAGCCCGCGTTGACGCTGACGGCATCGAAAGAACGCGGTGCGGCCGTGTTCGAAAAGACGTGCAGCAAGTGTCACAAGATCGATGGCAAAGGCAACAATGTTGGCCCCGACATCAGTGACACTCGAAACCGATCACGCGATGCTTTGCTGTACGACATTCTGGACCCCAATCGGCGAGTCGACCCGCAGTTTAATGAGTACATTGCCGTCACCGTCGATGGCCGCACTTACAATGGGCTGCTGGTCAGTGACACCGGGCAGCAAATCGTGTTGCGGCAGCCGGAAGGCAAGGAGCAGACTTTGGCTCGAGCTGACATCGAAGAGCTGCAGGCCACCAGCCGGTCCCTGATGCCCGAAGGCATGGAAAAGGATGTGACCGTTCAACAAATGGCAGACCTGCTCGAGTTCCTGAAGGCTCGGTAG
- a CDS encoding FmdB family zinc ribbon protein, whose amino-acid sequence MPTYVYQVIRPDGEPGEQFEVEQPIKAPALTEHPETGEPVERVIQPVFVGGIWTESSMSRRLKDEKKLDKQGFTKYVKAGDGVYEKRTGKGPEIITRDKPVKGSDFKFLD is encoded by the coding sequence ATGCCGACTTATGTTTATCAAGTCATCCGCCCTGACGGCGAACCCGGAGAACAATTCGAAGTCGAACAGCCGATTAAAGCCCCCGCTCTAACGGAACACCCGGAAACGGGTGAGCCCGTCGAACGAGTGATCCAGCCGGTGTTTGTCGGCGGCATCTGGACAGAATCGTCGATGTCGCGCCGATTGAAGGACGAAAAGAAGCTGGATAAGCAGGGGTTCACGAAGTACGTCAAGGCGGGCGATGGCGTGTACGAAAAACGGACCGGTAAGGGCCCGGAGATCATCACGCGCGACAAACCGGTCAAGGGCAGCGATTTCAAGTTTCTGGACTAA
- the hemP gene encoding hemin uptake protein HemP yields MNADSDDKPKPPQTGDTRPAPEPQALSFDALSKGATEITIEHKGQRYRLRTTRNGGLILNK; encoded by the coding sequence ATGAATGCAGACAGCGACGATAAACCAAAACCGCCTCAAACAGGCGACACGCGACCGGCGCCGGAACCGCAGGCGTTGTCGTTTGACGCGCTGTCGAAGGGGGCGACGGAGATTACGATCGAACACAAAGGACAGCGGTATCGCCTGCGGACGACTCGCAATGGCGGTCTAATTCTGAACAAGTAG
- a CDS encoding lactonase family protein: protein MKTSLLWRSILFTFAATMMASSTTAADPLVLVSAFTSGDEGAIHAFEFDLKNGQLKLLKRTTDIENPFFLAVSPDQKFLYAIDAKEFSGKDDEFVAAYRIEGRDGTLTRLNQQSARGTASCYLDVDATGKTVVVANYTTGSVAALPVQADGSLREAASFEQHSGTSIDPTRQTGPKAHCIVVSPDNRFALSADLGIDKVMVYRLDAANAKLTAHDTQPFVTLPPGSGPRHLTFHSNGNRVYVINELKNTVTLFDYATETGVLTLRQTISTVPEDFQGTTHTADLKITPDGKFLYGTNRGHDSIAIFRIADDGQLTLLSIEPSLGKGPQNLLITPDGRWLLCANMPGNNVVVFAIDADTGALTATGDPVSMPMPSCIRLLK, encoded by the coding sequence ATGAAAACCAGTCTTCTGTGGCGTTCGATCCTGTTTACCTTTGCGGCAACTATGATGGCTTCCTCAACGACAGCGGCCGATCCACTCGTTCTTGTTTCGGCCTTCACGTCCGGTGACGAAGGGGCCATTCATGCGTTTGAATTTGACCTGAAGAACGGGCAGCTCAAGCTGCTAAAACGTACCACGGATATCGAGAACCCGTTCTTCCTTGCTGTGTCACCCGACCAGAAATTCCTGTACGCTATCGACGCGAAGGAATTTAGTGGCAAGGACGATGAGTTTGTTGCCGCGTATCGAATCGAAGGCCGCGACGGGACGCTGACCAGACTGAACCAACAGTCCGCTCGCGGAACGGCATCGTGTTACCTGGACGTCGATGCGACCGGCAAAACCGTCGTCGTGGCGAATTACACAACGGGCAGCGTCGCAGCGTTGCCCGTTCAGGCGGACGGTTCGCTGCGCGAAGCGGCTTCGTTTGAACAGCATTCCGGAACCAGCATCGACCCGACTCGTCAAACCGGTCCCAAAGCACATTGTATCGTGGTCAGCCCTGACAACCGGTTTGCTTTGTCGGCTGATCTGGGGATCGACAAAGTCATGGTGTACCGTCTGGATGCGGCGAATGCGAAGCTGACGGCACACGACACGCAGCCCTTCGTTACGCTTCCACCAGGATCCGGTCCGCGACACCTCACGTTTCATTCCAATGGGAACCGTGTGTATGTGATTAATGAGCTGAAGAACACTGTCACGTTGTTTGACTACGCGACCGAGACAGGCGTGCTCACGTTGCGGCAGACGATTTCGACAGTGCCGGAAGACTTTCAGGGAACGACTCATACGGCCGATCTGAAAATCACGCCGGATGGGAAGTTTCTGTACGGGACCAATCGTGGTCACGACAGCATCGCCATCTTTCGGATTGCGGATGACGGCCAGTTGACGTTGTTGAGTATCGAGCCAAGTCTTGGCAAGGGGCCTCAGAACCTGCTGATTACACCGGACGGCCGATGGTTGCTTTGTGCCAACATGCCGGGCAATAACGTGGTTGTGTTTGCGATCGATGCGGATACCGGAGCTCTGACAGCTACTGGCGATCCGGTGTCCATGCCGATGCCATCGTGCATTCGACTGCTGAAATAG
- a CDS encoding family 16 glycoside hydrolase — protein MPFTNRLLLITAMLLPVSALAAPPTPPDGFRAVFNGKDLTGWYGWNPHSSAKLTGEKKAENLKAQRAEFSKNWTVENGELVNDGHGPYATTEEEFGDIEFLIDYKTVAKADSGIYLRGTPQVQIWDWHQPFDPKRPTRKPHLGSGGLFNNTPGSAGRDPMVFADKPFGEWNTFRIRQIGAHTWVWLNGKSVVDGAVMENFWDRKTPLPEKGPIMLQTHGGEIRWRNIFVREIPKEEADKILAAVKQPSTDMASALTLHASFDKTLDADFSKGDRTSYVQSGKQLLHAETNDDAKVVADAGKFGGALHFPRKSGYRPAFTDSGVLGYNDKNWNATVSVWLRLNPDKDLEPGYCDPVQIVGDDGKKGFIFLEFSKDETPRFFRYAIRPLFDIWNPTNISWADIPFDKRPMVQVERPPFSRDEWTHVVFTLENINNKDGVQAGRLYMNGELKGAIEDWDLSFGWDPSQVLLVLGAAYVGHMDDLAVFNRVLSHDEIKKLYGLDGGVKELYAGDTK, from the coding sequence ATGCCCTTCACCAACCGTCTGTTATTGATCACCGCGATGCTGTTGCCAGTGTCCGCTCTGGCCGCCCCACCCACGCCACCGGATGGATTTCGAGCGGTTTTCAATGGCAAGGACCTGACCGGTTGGTACGGCTGGAATCCTCATAGCTCGGCAAAATTAACCGGCGAAAAGAAGGCTGAGAACCTCAAGGCACAGCGGGCCGAGTTTTCAAAGAACTGGACCGTCGAAAATGGCGAGCTGGTCAACGACGGACATGGACCGTACGCCACCACAGAAGAAGAATTCGGCGATATCGAATTCCTGATTGATTACAAAACCGTCGCAAAGGCGGACAGCGGTATCTACCTGCGAGGAACGCCGCAGGTGCAGATCTGGGACTGGCACCAGCCATTCGATCCCAAGCGACCGACTCGAAAACCGCATCTGGGCTCGGGCGGCCTGTTTAACAACACGCCGGGTTCTGCCGGACGAGATCCCATGGTTTTTGCCGACAAGCCGTTCGGCGAATGGAACACATTCCGTATCCGACAAATCGGTGCTCACACCTGGGTGTGGCTCAACGGTAAATCGGTCGTCGACGGCGCCGTGATGGAAAATTTCTGGGATCGCAAAACGCCGCTGCCTGAAAAGGGCCCCATCATGCTGCAGACTCATGGTGGTGAAATTCGCTGGCGAAACATCTTTGTGCGTGAGATCCCCAAAGAAGAAGCAGACAAGATCCTTGCCGCCGTCAAGCAACCATCTACTGATATGGCGTCTGCTCTGACGCTGCACGCTTCGTTCGACAAGACGCTTGATGCCGACTTCAGCAAAGGCGATCGTACCAGCTATGTGCAGTCCGGCAAGCAACTGCTGCACGCCGAAACCAACGATGACGCGAAGGTGGTCGCCGATGCCGGAAAGTTTGGCGGAGCCCTGCATTTTCCCCGGAAAAGCGGCTATCGACCGGCGTTTACCGATTCCGGAGTCCTCGGATACAACGACAAAAACTGGAACGCCACGGTGTCCGTTTGGCTGCGGCTGAATCCGGACAAAGATCTGGAACCGGGCTATTGCGACCCGGTGCAGATTGTCGGTGACGATGGCAAAAAAGGCTTCATCTTTCTGGAATTTTCGAAAGACGAAACACCTCGCTTCTTTCGTTACGCCATTCGGCCTTTGTTCGACATCTGGAACCCGACCAACATCTCGTGGGCTGACATTCCGTTCGACAAACGGCCAATGGTGCAGGTTGAACGTCCGCCATTTTCTCGCGACGAATGGACCCACGTCGTCTTCACTCTGGAAAACATAAACAACAAAGACGGCGTCCAGGCAGGCCGGCTGTACATGAACGGCGAACTTAAAGGAGCAATCGAAGATTGGGACCTGTCATTCGGTTGGGACCCATCTCAGGTGCTGCTGGTTTTGGGGGCCGCCTACGTAGGACACATGGATGACCTGGCTGTGTTTAATCGAGTTCTCAGCCATGACGAAATCAAAAAGTTGTACGGTTTGGACGGCGGCGTAAAAGAACTTTATGCGGGAGACACAAAATGA
- a CDS encoding squalene--hopene cyclase, with protein MKTIERAFLLLVAILARDAAAQEPITLADVEEGLPEISAKEPLAAEFSAKKAAEYLDRSALNWLKTKKCATCHTNLFYMAARPALKATLADSGEVRSFYEDYRKVRWEKKLPTENQGFWPIVVGTGLTLNDIQSTGKLSDVSREVLDIMWTVQREDGGWKWPHCDYAPLEIDDHYGVTLALLTVGMAPGDYAKTPQALAGLEKVRTYLRNNPPKSLHHRAMLAWVSVQIDDIATEEQRNEALSELLALQLDDGGWSTSGLLTDWKGLERSDGEPLDTKTSDGYGTGFTIVVARELGVPADDPRLRRGIEWLHANQRESGKWFTRSPVHECGNLISNAGSAYAVLALQACGELPDWPFGKTKPADK; from the coding sequence GTGAAGACAATTGAACGCGCTTTTCTTCTGCTCGTCGCGATCCTGGCAAGGGACGCCGCGGCGCAGGAGCCCATCACGCTTGCCGATGTTGAAGAAGGCTTGCCGGAGATTTCTGCAAAGGAGCCTTTGGCGGCTGAGTTCTCTGCGAAAAAAGCGGCGGAGTACCTCGACCGTTCAGCGTTAAACTGGCTGAAGACCAAGAAGTGCGCCACGTGCCATACCAACCTGTTCTACATGGCCGCGCGACCGGCACTCAAGGCGACGCTGGCAGACTCAGGTGAAGTCCGCAGCTTCTATGAAGACTATCGTAAGGTTCGCTGGGAAAAGAAACTTCCCACCGAGAACCAGGGCTTCTGGCCAATTGTCGTCGGCACAGGCCTGACGCTTAACGACATTCAGAGCACTGGAAAGCTTAGCGACGTATCACGCGAAGTGCTGGACATTATGTGGACCGTGCAGCGCGAAGACGGTGGATGGAAATGGCCTCACTGCGACTACGCGCCGCTGGAAATTGACGATCACTACGGTGTAACACTCGCCCTACTCACGGTCGGCATGGCTCCTGGCGACTATGCAAAAACTCCACAAGCTCTCGCTGGTCTGGAAAAGGTTCGTACCTATCTGCGAAACAATCCCCCCAAGTCACTGCATCATCGAGCCATGTTGGCGTGGGTGTCCGTTCAAATTGATGACATCGCGACAGAAGAACAGCGAAATGAGGCATTGTCGGAACTGCTCGCCCTGCAGCTGGACGACGGCGGCTGGTCGACATCCGGTCTGCTGACGGACTGGAAAGGCCTAGAACGCAGTGACGGTGAACCACTCGACACCAAAACCAGTGACGGATACGGAACCGGATTCACGATTGTTGTTGCTCGAGAACTCGGCGTTCCGGCAGACGATCCCCGCCTGCGACGCGGCATCGAGTGGCTGCACGCCAATCAGCGCGAAAGCGGCAAGTGGTTTACTCGCTCGCCCGTCCATGAATGCGGGAACCTCATCTCCAACGCTGGTAGCGCTTATGCTGTCCTGGCTCTTCAGGCCTGCGGCGAATTACCAGATTGGCCGTTCGGCAAAACCAAGCCCGCCGACAAGTAA
- a CDS encoding DUF1501 domain-containing protein, with translation MSSIFNMHSNLNRRQFAKASAAASAGLLLPGSSMAAAGDAPLGGKAEHVISVWLGGGMAQIDTFDPKVKGDPKSKKPGSYYDSIDTAVDGVQVCEHLKTLAPLMDRVTAVRTVHHEVIDEHAAATNRMHTGRSISGTVTYPSIGSIITHELGAASDDAPPYVVIGYPNVTRGPGFLGANAGYLYLTDTTQGPAGLSRPDFVSPDRQSRRERFLSILRNNAAPTQDSRLLDYEAAIQQSLKLSGPEFTRVFQLDKEPDDLRNRYGGEFGQRCLLSRRLVERGVRFIEVSHNLNFLNGSGWDVHNEGILQQHKLIQELDTAIATLISDLEDKKLLDKTLIVITTEFGRPPGFDSNGGRAHQGKAFTCVLAGGGLQHRGAYGETDELSRKIVSDSVSVPDFFATMCAAMGIDYHKNLYDNGRPVPITDQGIPIAALFG, from the coding sequence ATGAGTTCAATATTCAACATGCATTCGAATCTTAACCGACGTCAATTTGCCAAAGCCAGCGCCGCGGCTTCGGCCGGACTGCTGTTGCCTGGTTCATCCATGGCGGCCGCCGGTGATGCGCCGCTGGGCGGCAAAGCGGAACACGTGATTTCCGTTTGGCTGGGCGGAGGCATGGCACAGATCGATACCTTCGATCCCAAGGTCAAAGGCGATCCCAAGTCGAAGAAGCCAGGCTCATATTACGACTCTATCGACACCGCTGTCGATGGCGTGCAGGTGTGCGAACATCTGAAGACACTGGCTCCGTTGATGGATCGAGTCACCGCTGTGCGGACCGTGCATCACGAAGTGATCGACGAACACGCCGCTGCCACTAATCGCATGCACACCGGTCGAAGCATTAGCGGCACGGTCACGTATCCATCGATTGGTTCCATCATCACACATGAACTCGGCGCAGCGTCGGACGATGCACCACCGTACGTTGTGATCGGCTATCCCAACGTGACTCGCGGACCCGGATTTCTGGGAGCCAACGCCGGCTATCTGTACCTGACCGACACGACTCAGGGCCCGGCCGGTTTGTCTCGCCCCGACTTTGTTTCCCCCGATCGCCAGTCGCGGCGAGAACGCTTTCTGTCCATCCTTCGCAACAATGCCGCCCCGACACAGGATTCGCGCCTGCTGGACTACGAAGCCGCGATTCAGCAAAGCCTGAAACTTAGCGGCCCCGAATTTACGCGCGTGTTCCAACTGGACAAAGAACCGGACGATCTTCGCAATCGCTACGGCGGAGAATTCGGCCAGCGCTGCCTGCTGTCACGACGCCTTGTCGAACGCGGCGTGCGGTTTATAGAAGTTTCGCACAACCTGAACTTTCTGAACGGATCGGGTTGGGACGTTCACAACGAAGGAATCCTGCAGCAGCACAAGCTGATTCAGGAACTGGACACCGCCATCGCCACACTGATTTCCGACCTTGAAGACAAGAAGCTTCTGGACAAGACTCTGATCGTCATCACCACAGAATTCGGCCGACCACCCGGCTTCGACAGCAATGGCGGTCGAGCTCACCAGGGCAAAGCCTTCACCTGTGTCCTCGCTGGCGGCGGACTGCAGCATCGCGGAGCCTACGGCGAAACGGATGAACTGAGTCGGAAGATTGTGTCCGACTCAGTCAGCGTCCCCGACTTCTTTGCCACCATGTGCGCCGCAATGGGAATCGACTACCACAAGAACCTTTACGACAACGGTCGCCCCGTGCCAATCACCGACCAGGGGATACCGATCGCTGCATTGTTCGGGTAG